GCATTGAACTCATTGCCTGGGACATCGCCACCCACTTCAACAGCAACTTCAAGACCCTGAACCTGGGCCTGAAGGGCCAGGTCGCGACGGACAGTAAAATTTCCGCCATCCGCTACAAGAAACACCTGGATGCCACCGGCCTGGTGAGCTCCGCCGTCATCATCTCCCCGCCCGATACCCGCGAGGGTCATGAAAGCGTGGATGACAAGAGCCTGCCCGAAGTACAGCAATGGTGGCAGGAGAGTGTCGGGACACGTGACGAGGCCGAATATACGCAGGGCGTGCTGGAGGATTTCAGCACCGAAGGGCCGCCGGATCTGCTCATTGTGGTGGATAAATTACTCACGGGCTTCGATGAGCCCCGCAATGCGGTGCTGTATATCGACAAACCCTTAAAGGAACATAACCTGATTCAGGCCATTGCCCGTGTCAACCGCCTGCACGAGGCCAAAAAGTATGGCCTGCTGATTGATTATCGCGGCATCCTGACCGAACTGGATACCGCCATCAAGGATTACCAGAATCTCGCCGAAAGCACGCAAGGCGGCTATAGCATTGATGATATCGACGGCCTGTATAACCAGATCAGTACCGAGTACAAACGCCTGCCGGCCTTGCATAAGGCCTTGTGGGATATTTTCAGGTATGTCTATAACAAACGCGACACCGAGCAATACCGTCAATTGCTGGTGCCAAAATGGCAGGAAGATGAAGACGGCCACAGCTATGATGCGCATCAAATGGTTCGCGAGGATTTTTACCATGCACTCACGGAGTTCGGCGTCTGTTTGAAGACTGCGCTCTCCTCCAGTAGTTTCTTCGCCGACAGCAGTTTTAGCGAGAAAGACATCGCACAATACAAGAGGGACCTGGCCTTTTTTGAAAACCTGCGCAAGATTGCCCGCCGCGATGCCGAGGAAACCGTCGATTACAGTGCCTATGACAAACAGTTACGCACCCTGGTTGACAAACAGGTGATCGGTCAGGCCATCAAGGAACCCGAAGGCGTTTATATCGTCGGTGAATTGGGCAAGGAAAGTGATATCAATTCCTGGTCGGAGGAAAAGACCCGCAACGAAACCGACATCATCAAGACACGGGTGAAGAAAAGCATTGAGCAGGAACTGGGCGATGACCCCTATGCTCAAAAGGTACTGTCTGAATTATTGAAAGAAGTGATTAAAGAGGCCGAAGCCCTGTTTGACCATCCGCTCAAGCAATACGCCCTGTTCAAGGCGTTTGAAGAAAAAGTGGAAAACCGTGAAATTGAAGGTATTCCTTCTGAATTAGAAGCCAATCGCCATGCAAAAGCCTATTACGGCATCTTCCGGCTTATTTTAGGCGGTGAGCGTTTCGGGAAATTGACCGATGATGAAGTTGCACAATTGGCCGACGAAGCCCTGGCGATCGACAGGATTGTGACCCAGGCCGTTGCCGAATACTCGCTCAATCCGGCCAATATCGAGGCGGAAATCCGCCAGCAGCTGCTCCCGCGCCTGTTTAAATTAACCGGCATGGATAAAGCCAAGGATATTATTGAAGAAGTTATCAGGATTACACGGTTGGGAGTGAGCGGTGAGTAAGTTGCTGGTTACTGACACAACAAAATATTTCAAACAAACCCTGCAATACGGTGAGGAACGAATCCCCTATCAGGTGTTCTTTATCCCGGGCAGCAAACGCAAAATCAAGGTTGATATCCTGCCCACCGGGACAGTGCATGTGTTTGCACCTGAAACAGCCGACTTTGCCCTCATCAAGGCGGCAGTGAATAAACGCGCCCGGTGGATCTATAACCATCTTCGCAAAATTCAACAACGCCATAACCATGTCCTGCCAAGGGAATACGTGAGCGGTGAAAGTCACTATTACCTGGGGCGGCGATACGTATTAAAAGTCTTCAAAGTCAAAAATATTGAACCCAATGTGAAACTGTTTCGCGGTCAATTACAAGTGCGGGTTAAATCACGCAACCCCGAGGCAATTAAATCCTTACTCAATGGCTGGTATCGAGAACATGCCGAACAGGTGTTCGCGCGCAGAATCGATGACCTCGTAGCGAAGATCAGTTGGTTAAAAACCACCCCCACCTGGAAAATGCGGGTCATGAAAAAGCAATGGGGAAGCTGCTCGGCAAAAGGCGTATTGACGCTGAACCCGCTCCTGGTCAAAGCGCCCCGGGATTGCATCGACTATGTAATTGTTCATGAGATCTGCCACATCAAGGAACACAACCACAGTCCAAAATACTACAAACTATTGAAGAGGCTGTTGCCAAACTGGGAGGAGACCAAATCCCGCCTGGACGGAATGTCTGAATATTTACTGGTGGAATAAATGACCTCGCATTACTCGCACTATATTAATGTGTGCTGCCCTTAGCCCAGCTCCACTTCGACGAAATGCTCCTGGCGGTCATCAATCAGCGGAATGCGGGTGTCGGGACGTTCAGTGCCATCCACGGTCACGCGACTGACCTGCCCCGATGGCTCACCCACGCGCTTGACGGTGATGTGGTAGACCGTCTCGCGATAACGGTAGTGGATCTTGTACGATTCCCAATCGGCGGGGACACACGGTGCAATACGTAGATGGTCTACTTCCAGTTGCAGGCCAAGCAGGGTTTCCACGGTCAGCCGATACATCCAGCCGGCCGCACCGGTATACCAGGTCCAGCCGCCGCGTCCGATGTGCGGCGGCACGCCATAGATGTCTGCGCACATGACGTAAGGCTCGACCTTGTAGCGTTCGATGGCCTCCGGCGTGCTGCCGTGGTGGACGGGATTGAGCATGGCGAAGAATTCCCAGGCGCGTTCGGTATCGCCCAGCATGGCGAATGCCATGGTGGTCCAGATCGCGGCATGGGTATATTGGCCGCCGTTCTCGCGTACGCCGGGGATGTAGCCCTTGATGTAGCCGGGCTCCAGGTCCGACTTGTCGAAAGGCGGGTCGAGTAGCTGGATGATCTGCTTGTCGCGCCGTACCAGGCGCTGGTCCACTGCCGTCATCGCCTGACGGGCACGTACCGGATCGCCGCCCCCGGAGATGACTGCCCAGCTCTGGCTGATCGAATCGATCTGGCATTCGTCGTTGGTGGACGAGCCCAGCGGCGTGCCGTCGTCGAACCAGGCGCGCCGGTACCAGGCGCCGTCCCATGCCTGGGCCTCGATGTTGCTGCGCAGCTGGGCGGCCTGATCGCTGCACAGCTCGGCAAAGTCCGTGTCGTCGCGGCCACGCGCGAGGCCGGCAAACGACTCAAGGTTCTCGACCAGGAACCACGCTAGCCACACGCTCTCGCCCTTGCCTTCTTTGCCGACGAGATTCATACCGTCGTTCCAGTCGCCGCAGCCCATCAGCGGCAAATGATGTGCGCCGAAACGCAGGCCGTGCCTGAGAGCACGCACGCAGTGCTCGTACAGGCTGGCGGCTTCGGGCGAGCGTTGCGGCTGATCGTAGTAGGCCTCCTCTTCCGCATACAGCTCGCGGCCCTCCAGAAAATGGATGGACTCGTCGAGCACGCCGGTGTCGCCGGTCGCCCGCACATAACGGCAAGTAGCATACGGCAGCCACAGATAGTCGTCGGAGAAATGGGTGCGCACGCCCTGCCCATTGGGCGGGTGCCACCAGTGTTGCACGTCGCCCTTGATGAACTGGTGCCCGGCGTGCCGGATCAGCTGCTCACGGGCGAGCCACGGCGTCGCGTGCACCAGTGCCATGGTGTCCTGCAATTGATCACGAAAGCCGTAGGCCCCGCCGGACTGGTAATAGCCGCTGCGTCCCCACAACCGGCAGGACAGGGTTTGATAAACCAGCCAGCCGTTGGCCAGCACGTTGAGCGCCGGATCGGGCGTGTCCACATTCACCGCGCCCAGGGTATGGTTCCAGTGTTCCCACACCGCTGCCAGTGCCTGGCGCGCACCCGCCGGTCCACCGTATTGCTGGATGAAATGCCGTGCCTGCTCGGCGTCGTGCGCCGCGCCGAACACGAACACGATCTCGCGCTCCTGCCCCGCGGCCAGTTCGATCCGGGTCTGGATCGCGGCACAGGGATCGAGGCCGGCGCCGGTTCGGCCCGACAGGCGCTTGCGGCGCATCGCCGCCGGACGCGCCAGCGAGCCGTTGCGGCCGATGAACTCGGTGCGGTTGCCGCTCACTGTCCGCTCGCGCTCGCTGACGTGGGCAAACACCACCCGGTTGGCGCACTCGCGGCCGTAGGCATTGCGGGCGAACAGCGCGCCAGTGTGCGGATCGGTTTCGGTGACGATGTGCATCAGGTTGGCGTGCCGCCACTCGCCGAGCACCAGTTCCCAGTACCCGGTGAGCGACAGGCTGCGCGCACGCTGCGACGTGTTGCGCAGCTTGACCACCACGAACTTCACCGGCGCGTCCATGGCGACGTAGGTGTACAGTTCCGAAGCAATGCCCGCTTCATAGT
This DNA window, taken from Gammaproteobacteria bacterium, encodes the following:
- a CDS encoding SprT family zinc-dependent metalloprotease; translation: MSKLLVTDTTKYFKQTLQYGEERIPYQVFFIPGSKRKIKVDILPTGTVHVFAPETADFALIKAAVNKRARWIYNHLRKIQQRHNHVLPREYVSGESHYYLGRRYVLKVFKVKNIEPNVKLFRGQLQVRVKSRNPEAIKSLLNGWYREHAEQVFARRIDDLVAKISWLKTTPTWKMRVMKKQWGSCSAKGVLTLNPLLVKAPRDCIDYVIVHEICHIKEHNHSPKYYKLLKRLLPNWEETKSRLDGMSEYLLVE